A single genomic interval of Streptococcus oralis subsp. dentisani harbors:
- a CDS encoding iron chelate uptake ABC transporter family permease subunit: protein MQFKSKHTKLFCLLIILAIGACLLYFWPITQLSAFAWKLRSQKIIVYLLVAIATGISTISFQTLMENRFLTPSILGIESFYVLLQTLLLIFESKFLQLGKSPVLDFLVLLLLQSLFFLALQGYLKTLMKQDLVFILLICLALGSLFRNISTFLQVLMDPNEYDKLQNSLFASFQHLNTSILAVGSLIILALTIFFFRKVVILDVLHLQRETAQILGLDIEKEQRELLWGIVLLTSTATALVGPMAFFGFMLANLTYLIVKDYRHKLLFIVAILIGFISLTLGQALIERVFALEIRISMIIESVGGFLFFILLYRRARR from the coding sequence ATGCAGTTTAAAAGCAAACATACCAAGCTCTTTTGCCTTCTCATTATTCTGGCCATCGGAGCTTGTCTCCTCTACTTTTGGCCCATCACCCAGCTGTCTGCCTTTGCCTGGAAGCTGCGTTCCCAAAAAATCATCGTTTATCTCTTGGTAGCCATCGCGACAGGGATTTCGACCATTAGTTTTCAAACCCTGATGGAAAATCGCTTCCTGACGCCAAGTATTTTGGGAATCGAATCCTTCTATGTCTTGCTACAAACCCTGCTACTGATATTTGAAAGCAAATTTCTACAGCTTGGGAAGTCGCCTGTCTTAGATTTTCTAGTCTTGCTTCTGCTTCAATCTCTCTTCTTTCTCGCCTTACAAGGCTACTTGAAGACGCTGATGAAGCAAGATCTGGTCTTCATCTTGCTAATCTGCCTAGCCCTCGGAAGTCTCTTTCGAAATATCAGTACCTTCCTTCAGGTCCTGATGGATCCAAATGAATACGATAAACTACAAAACAGTCTCTTTGCTTCCTTTCAGCATCTCAACACTTCCATCCTAGCCGTCGGTTCTTTGATCATCCTCGCCTTGACAATCTTTTTCTTCCGAAAAGTAGTCATTCTGGATGTCTTGCACCTGCAAAGAGAAACAGCTCAGATATTGGGACTCGATATTGAAAAAGAACAGAGAGAACTCCTCTGGGGTATCGTGCTTTTGACCTCAACAGCCACTGCCTTGGTAGGGCCTATGGCATTCTTCGGCTTTATGCTGGCCAACCTCACCTACCTAATCGTCAAAGATTATCGGCACAAGTTGCTCTTTATCGTAGCCATTCTGATTGGATTTATTAGTTTGACCTTAGGGCAAGCCCTCATCGAACGAGTCTTTGCACTAGAAATTCGCATCAGTATGATCATCGAGAGTGTGGGTGGCTTCTTATTCTTTATCTTACTTTACAGGAGGGCGCGTCGGTGA
- a CDS encoding ABC transporter ATP-binding protein yields the protein MKLENIDKSIQKQDILQDISLEVSPQKLTAFIGPNGAGKSTLLSIMSRLTKKDQGILSIKGREIESWNSQELAKELTILKQKINYQAKLTVEELVSFGRFPYSHGRLKAEDWEKIRETLDYLELTNLKDRYIDSLSGGQLQRVFIAMVLAQDTDFILLDEPLNNLDIKQSVSMMQILRRLVEELGKTIIIVLHDINMASQYADEIVAFKDGQVFCKGTTAQIMQADLLSQLYEIPITLADINGKKICIYS from the coding sequence GTGAAACTGGAAAACATTGACAAATCCATTCAAAAACAGGATATTTTGCAAGACATTTCCCTTGAAGTCAGTCCTCAGAAACTGACAGCTTTCATTGGGCCAAATGGTGCCGGAAAATCAACTCTCCTCTCCATTATGAGCAGACTGACCAAGAAGGATCAGGGAATTCTCAGTATCAAAGGCCGTGAAATCGAGAGTTGGAATTCGCAAGAACTAGCTAAAGAACTGACTATCCTAAAGCAGAAGATCAATTACCAAGCCAAATTGACCGTTGAAGAACTGGTCAGCTTTGGACGTTTTCCCTACAGCCATGGTCGACTGAAGGCAGAAGACTGGGAAAAAATCCGAGAAACTCTGGACTATCTGGAACTGACCAACTTAAAAGACCGCTATATCGATAGCCTGTCTGGTGGACAGTTGCAACGTGTCTTTATCGCTATGGTACTAGCTCAGGATACAGACTTTATCTTGCTAGACGAACCGCTCAACAATCTCGATATCAAGCAAAGTGTCAGCATGATGCAGATTCTTCGACGACTGGTGGAAGAACTCGGTAAGACCATTATCATCGTCCTCCACGATATCAACATGGCCAGCCAGTATGCGGATGAAATTGTTGCCTTTAAAGACGGCCAAGTCTTTTGCAAGGGAACGACTGCTCAAATCATGCAGGCTGACCTGCTCAGTCAACTTTATGAGATTCCCATCACGCTGGCTGATATCAATGGCAAAAAGATCTGTATCTATAGCTAG
- a CDS encoding ABC transporter permease: protein MKLSHILTGLLLLLVFLSITIGTSDFSWEKFFAFDQQTWLLFQESRLPRTISILLAASSMSMAGLLMQTITQNQFAAPSTVGTTEAAKLGMVLSLFVFPSASLTQKMLFAFGSSILFTLFFLAFMTIFSIKERWMLPLIGIIYSGIIGSITEVIAYRFNLVQSMTAWTQGSFSMIQTHQYEWLFLGLIILIAVWKSSQTFTIMNLGKEASESLGISYSLLEKLALFLVALTTSVTMITVGALPFLGVIVPNLVRKRYGDNLSQTKLVVALVGANLVLACDILSRVLIRPYELSVSLLLGIIGSLVFILLLWRGGQKDAV, encoded by the coding sequence ATGAAACTCTCTCATATTTTAACAGGCTTACTTCTACTCCTAGTCTTTCTCTCCATTACCATTGGAACCAGTGATTTTTCTTGGGAAAAATTCTTTGCTTTTGACCAACAGACTTGGCTTCTCTTTCAAGAGTCGCGTCTTCCAAGAACCATCAGTATTCTCCTTGCAGCGTCTAGTATGAGTATGGCGGGACTACTCATGCAGACCATCACCCAAAATCAGTTTGCTGCTCCGAGTACAGTCGGAACAACCGAAGCCGCTAAACTGGGAATGGTGTTAAGCCTCTTTGTCTTTCCGTCTGCGAGTCTGACCCAAAAGATGCTCTTTGCTTTTGGATCATCCATTTTATTTACCCTCTTCTTCCTGGCCTTTATGACTATTTTTTCTATAAAGGAAAGGTGGATGTTGCCTCTGATCGGGATCATCTATAGTGGGATTATTGGGTCTATCACAGAAGTTATCGCCTATCGTTTCAATCTGGTTCAGAGTATGACGGCCTGGACCCAGGGCTCCTTCTCCATGATTCAGACCCATCAGTATGAGTGGCTTTTCTTAGGCCTCATCATCCTGATAGCCGTTTGGAAATCATCCCAAACCTTCACCATCATGAATCTAGGCAAGGAAGCCAGTGAGAGTTTGGGCATTTCTTACTCCCTACTTGAAAAGCTGGCCCTCTTTCTAGTGGCGCTAACGACAAGTGTCACCATGATTACCGTGGGTGCCTTGCCATTTCTCGGGGTCATCGTTCCCAATCTTGTCCGCAAGCGCTATGGAGATAATCTGAGTCAAACCAAACTCGTCGTCGCACTGGTCGGTGCCAATCTGGTCCTAGCCTGCGACATCCTCTCTCGTGTCTTGATTCGGCCCTATGAGCTGTCTGTCAGTCTCTTGCTAGGAATCATCGGTAGCCTCGTCTTTATCCTACTTCTATGGAGAGGGGGACAAAAAGATGCAGTTTAA
- a CDS encoding pseudouridine synthase has translation MRINKYIAHAGVASRRKAEELIKQGLVTVNGQVVHELATTIKAGDKVEVEGQPIYNEEKVYYLLNKPRGVISSVTDDKGRKTVVDLLPNVKERIYPVGRLDWDTSGVLILTNDGDFTDEMIHPRNEIDKVYVARVKGVANKDNLRPLTRGLEIDGKKTKPAVYEILKVDPVKNRSVVQLTIHEGRNHQVKKMFEAVGLQVDKLSRTRFGHLDLTGLRPGESRRLNKKEISQLHTMAVTKK, from the coding sequence ATGAGAATCAATAAATATATTGCCCACGCAGGTGTGGCCAGTAGGAGAAAAGCAGAAGAGCTGATCAAGCAAGGCTTGGTGACGGTTAACGGTCAAGTGGTACATGAACTAGCGACGACTATCAAGGCAGGTGACAAGGTCGAAGTAGAAGGCCAACCTATCTACAACGAAGAAAAGGTCTACTATCTGCTTAACAAACCACGTGGAGTGATTTCCAGTGTGACAGATGACAAGGGCCGCAAGACTGTTGTGGATCTCTTGCCAAATGTAAAAGAACGCATTTACCCAGTTGGACGTTTGGACTGGGATACATCAGGTGTCTTGATTTTAACCAATGATGGGGACTTTACAGACGAGATGATTCACCCCCGTAATGAGATTGACAAGGTCTATGTCGCGCGTGTTAAAGGTGTGGCTAATAAGGACAATCTCCGCCCCTTGACCCGTGGCCTTGAGATTGATGGCAAGAAAACCAAGCCTGCTGTCTATGAGATTCTCAAAGTGGATCCAGTAAAAAATCGCTCAGTAGTGCAGTTGACTATCCATGAAGGACGCAACCATCAGGTTAAAAAGATGTTTGAAGCCGTCGGTCTTCAAGTGGATAAGTTGTCTCGGACACGTTTTGGACACTTAGACTTGACAGGTCTTCGTCCAGGAGAATCCCGTCGCCTTAATAAAAAAGAAATCAGCCAACTACACACTATGGCTGTAACCAAGAAATAA
- a CDS encoding siderophore ABC transporter substrate-binding protein, whose protein sequence is MKTSLKLYLTALVASFLLLLGACSTNANSSTSQTETSSSAPTEVTIKSSLDEVKLSKVPEKIVTFDLGAADTIRALGFEKNIVGMPTKTVPTYLKDLAGNVNNVGSMVEPDLEAIAALEPDLIIASPRTQKFVDKFKEIAPTVLFETGKEDYWTSTKTNIQSLAAAFGETGTQKAKEESANLDKSIQEVATKNESSDKKALAILLNEGKMAAFGAQSRFSFLYQTLKFKPTDTKFEDSRHGQEVSFESVKEINPDILFVINRTLAIGGDNSSNDGVLENALIAETPAAKNGKIIQLTPDLWYLSGGGLESTKLMIEDAQKALK, encoded by the coding sequence ATGAAAACATCCCTTAAACTTTATCTTACTGCCCTAGTGGCTAGCTTCTTGCTCTTACTTGGTGCATGTAGTACAAATGCAAACTCAAGCACTAGCCAGACAGAGACAAGTAGCTCTGCTCCAACAGAGGTAACCATTAAAAGTTCACTAGATGAGGTCAAACTTTCAAAGGTTCCTGAAAAGATTGTGACCTTTGACCTCGGTGCTGCGGATACTATTCGCGCTTTAGGTTTTGAAAAGAATATCGTCGGAATGCCTACAAAAACTGTTCCGACTTACCTAAAAGATCTTGCGGGAAATGTCAACAATGTGGGTTCCATGGTTGAGCCAGACCTAGAAGCCATTGCTGCTCTTGAACCAGACCTAATTATCGCTTCACCACGTACCCAAAAATTCGTAGACAAATTCAAAGAAATCGCTCCAACCGTCCTCTTTGAAACAGGAAAAGAAGACTACTGGACTTCAACTAAAACCAACATCCAATCATTAGCTGCTGCCTTTGGCGAAACTGGTACACAGAAAGCCAAGGAAGAATCAGCTAACCTAGACAAGAGCATCCAAGAAGTCGCTACTAAAAACGAAAGTTCTGACAAAAAAGCCCTTGCTATCCTCCTTAACGAAGGAAAAATGGCTGCCTTTGGTGCCCAATCTCGTTTCTCTTTCTTGTACCAAACCTTAAAATTCAAGCCAACTGACACCAAATTTGAAGACTCACGCCATGGTCAGGAAGTCAGCTTTGAAAGTGTGAAAGAAATCAATCCTGACATCCTCTTTGTCATCAACCGTACCCTTGCCATTGGTGGGGACAACTCTAGCAACGATGGCGTCCTAGAAAATGCCCTCATCGCTGAAACTCCTGCTGCTAAAAATGGTAAAATTATCCAACTAACACCAGACCTCTGGTATCTAAGCGGTGGCGGTCTTGAATCAACTAAACTCATGATTGAAGACGCTCAAAAAGCTTTGAAATAA
- the yidD gene encoding membrane protein insertion efficiency factor YidD gives MKRILIAPIRFYQRFISPAFPPSCRFEPTCSNYMIQAIEKHGFKGVLMGLARIFRCHPWSKIGKDPVPDHFSLKRNQEKK, from the coding sequence ATGAAACGAATCTTAATAGCGCCAATACGCTTTTACCAACGTTTTATCTCACCAGCCTTTCCACCCTCTTGTCGCTTTGAGCCGACTTGTTCCAACTACATGATCCAAGCCATTGAAAAGCATGGTTTCAAGGGTGTTCTGATGGGCTTGGCTCGAATTTTCCGATGCCATCCTTGGTCGAAAATAGGCAAGGATCCTGTGCCAGATCACTTTTCACTCAAACGAAATCAAGAAAAAAAATAA
- the scpB gene encoding SMC-Scp complex subunit ScpB: protein MSTLAEIEALLFVAGEDGIRVRQLAELLSLPPTGIQQSLEKLAQKYEKDQESSLSLIETGGAYRLVTKPQFAAILKEYSKAPINQSLSRAALETLSIIAYKQPITRIEIDAIRGVNSSGALAKLQAFDLIKEDGKKEVLGRPNLYVTTDYFLDYMGINHLEELPVIDELEIQAQERQLFGERIEEDENQ from the coding sequence ATGAGTACTTTAGCAGAAATAGAAGCGCTCTTGTTTGTAGCAGGTGAAGATGGGATTCGAGTCCGTCAGTTGGCTGAACTCCTATCGCTTCCCCCGACAGGTATCCAACAGAGTTTAGAAAAATTAGCCCAAAAGTATGAAAAAGACCAAGAGTCGAGTTTGTCCCTGATTGAGACAGGGGGAGCTTACAGATTGGTGACCAAGCCTCAATTTGCAGCGATTTTAAAGGAATACTCCAAGGCGCCCATTAACCAGAGTTTATCTCGGGCGGCCCTTGAGACCTTGTCTATCATTGCCTACAAGCAACCCATCACGCGGATAGAAATCGATGCTATCCGTGGAGTCAACTCGAGTGGGGCCTTGGCAAAGTTGCAGGCTTTTGACCTAATCAAGGAAGACGGAAAAAAAGAAGTGTTGGGCCGCCCCAACCTCTATGTGACTACGGATTATTTCCTAGATTACATGGGAATTAACCATTTGGAAGAATTACCAGTGATTGATGAGCTTGAGATTCAAGCCCAAGAAAGACAATTATTTGGTGAAAGGATAGAAGAAGATGAGAATCAATAA